A genomic region of Scomber japonicus isolate fScoJap1 chromosome 5, fScoJap1.pri, whole genome shotgun sequence contains the following coding sequences:
- the rfx4 gene encoding transcription factor RFX4, whose protein sequence is MHCGLLEEPDMDSTESWIERCLNESESKRYSSHTSLGNMSNDEHEEKENNRASKPHSTPATLEWLEENYEIAEGVCIPRSALYMHYLDFSEKHDTQPVNAASFGKIIRQQFPALTTRRLGTRGQSKYHYYGIAVKETSQYYDVMYSKKGAAWVNETGKKEVTKQTVAYSPRSKLGTLLPEFPNVKDLNLPASLPEERVSTFIMMYRTHCQRILDTVIRANFDEVQSFLLHFWQGMPPHMLPVLGSPTVVNIVGVCDSILYKAISGVLMPTVLQALPDSLTQVIRKFAKQLDEWLKIALHDLPENLRNIKFELSRRFSQILKRQTSLNHLCQASRTVINSADITFQMLEDWRNVDLNSITKQTLYTMEDSQEEHRQLIIHLYQEFDRLLEEQSPIEAYIEWLDSMVDRCVVKVAGKRPGCLKKVAQQFLLMWSCFGTRVIRDMTLHSAPSFGSFHLIHLMFDDYVLYLLESLHCQERANDLMRAMKGEGSTAEREEEFTLTETTPTSPSPASYSPARSVHSVGVSSASSPTAAVSPEYTGVTATTGAVQSYTWSLTYTVTTAGGSTPEAGQQLSCMRSSAPVPPPSSTHRMPVYTHREEHGYTGSYNYGSYANQHPHSIQSQYPSLAHEPAIPAPLHYSAYHRSSAQYQLNGQMSRMEPCLMGSTPRLHPAPVAPRWPDVSPANSCYTSPPMHSSRYAASGDMYSPLGPRRNSEYEHSQHFPGFAYINGEATTGWAK, encoded by the exons AGAGCTGGATTGAAAGATGCCTAAATGAGAGCGAGAGCAAGCGATACTCGAGTCACACGTCTCTGGGGAACATGTCCAACGATGAAC atgaagagaaagaaaacaacagagcCTCTAAACCACATTCAACACCGGCTACTCTGGAATG GCTAGAAGAGAACTACGAGATAGCCGAAGGTGTGTGCATTCCCCGAAGTGCCCTCTACATGCATTACCTGGACTTCAGTGAAAAGCACGACACACAGCCTGTGAATGCAGCCAGCTTTGGAAAG ATTATAAGGCAACAGTTTCCAGCACTGACTACCAGAAGACTGGGGACAAGAGGGCAGTCCAA GTACCACTACTACGGCATAGCAGTGAAGGAGACCTCTCAGTATTATGACGTGATGTACTCCAAAAAGGGAGCGGCGTGGGTGAACGAGACGGGGAAGAAAGAGGTCACGAAGCAGACAGTGGCGTATTCACCGCGCTCCAAACTGGGGACGCTCCTGCCAGAGTTTCCAAATGTCAAAGACCTAAATTTGCCCGCCAGCCTGCCAGAAGAGAGG GTGTCAACCTTCATCATGATGTACAGAACGCACTGTCAGAGGATACTGGACACAGTCATACGAGCCAACTTTGACGAG GTCCAAAGTTTCCTGCTGCACTTCTGGCAAGGCATGCCGCCCCACATGCTCCCTGTCCTCGGCTCCCCTACGGTGGTGAACATAGTTGGTGTGTGTGACTCCATCCTCTACAAGGCCATCTCTGGGGTGCTGATGCCCACCGTCCTGCAAGCACTGCCTGATAG TTTGACTCAGGTTATTCGAAAATTTGCCAAACAGCTTGATGAGTGGCTTAAAATAGCACTTCATGACCTCCCGGAAAACCTGAGGAATATCAAATTTGAAT TATCGAGGAGATTCTCTCAGATTCTAAAGCGGCAAACCTCATTAAACCACCTATGTCAG GCATCGCGAACTGTGATAAACAGCGCTGACATCACCTTTCAAATGCTGGAGGACTGGAGGAATGTGGACCTGAACAGCATCACCAAGCAGACACTTTACACCATGGAGGACTCACAAGAGGAGCACAGGCAGCTTATTATCCACT TGTATCAGGAGTTTGACCGTCTACTTGAGGAGCAGTCTCCAATCGAGGCTTACATCGAGTGGCTGGACTCCATGGTGGACCGCTGTGTCGTCAAG GTGGCAGGGAAGAGGCCCGGGTGCCTAAAGAAGGTGGCCCAACAGTTCCTGCTGATGTGGTCGTGTTTCGGTACCAGAGTCATCCGGGATATGACCCTCCACAGCGCACCCAGCTTTG GGTCCTTCCACCTGATCCATCTCATGTTTGATGATTATGTTCTTTACCTGCTGGAGTCCTTGCACTGCCAGGAGAGGGCCAACGACCTTATGAGGGCCATGAAGGGCGAGGGCAGCACAG cagagagagaggaggaattCACGCTGACAGAAACCACTCCCACCTCCCCATCTCCAGCATCCTACTCTCCGGCTCGGTCGGTCCATTCTGTGGGCGTTTCCTCGGCCAGCTCCCCCACAGCAGCCGTGTCCCCGGAGTACACAGGAGTCACTGCCACCACAG GCGCTGTTCAGTCATATACCTGGTCCCTTACATACACAGTGACAACAGCAGGCGGCTCCACTCCAGAGGCCGGGCAGCAGCTGTCCTGTATGAGGAGCAGTGCACCagtccctcctccatcctcaaCCCATCGGATGCCAGTCTACACCCACAGAGAGGAGCATGG ATATACTGGCAGCTACAACTACGGCAGCTACGCCAACCAGCACCCTCACTCCATCCAGAGCCAGTACCCAAGTCTTGCCCATGAGCCGGCAATCCCAGCCCCCCTCCACTACTCCGCTTACCACCGCTCATCTGCACAG TACCAGCTCAATGGTCAGATGTCCCGTATGGAGCCTTGCTTGATGGGCAGCACTCCTCGCTTGCACCCCGCACCTGTCGCCCCCCGGTGGCCAGATGTGTCACCGGCTAACAGCTGTTACACCAGCCCACCTATGCATTCATCCCGCTATGCCGCTTCCGGGGACATGTACTCTCCCCTGGGCCCACGCAGGAACTCAGAGTATGAACACTCACAGCATTTCCCTGGCTTTGCCTACATCAATGGAGAGGCCACCACAGGATGGGCAAAATAA